The following coding sequences are from one Numenius arquata chromosome 29, bNumArq3.hap1.1, whole genome shotgun sequence window:
- the KRT8 gene encoding keratin, type II cytoskeletal 8 isoform X3, with the protein MSVTVTRKTVRSSSAVPGRSFSSHSYTAGPGMRMSTASAFSSYGGSRYGAGLYRGPALAPGTGGGITAVSVNQSLLTPLNLEIDPSIQRVRKEEKEQIKTLNNKFASFIDKVRFLEQQNKMLETKWSLLQNQKPPRGNLSGLFEAYLASLRRQLEGLGQERLRLEAELGNMQGLVEEFKNKYEEEINHRTEKENEFVLLKKDVDEAYMNKVELESRLESLTDEINFLRQLYDEELRELQSQISDTSVVLSMDNNRSLDLDGIIAEVKAQYEDIANRSRAEAESMYQIKYEELKTTAGKHGDDLRNTRSEINELNRMIQRIQAEIEALKNQRASLETAIAEAEERGELALKDAKGKLAELEAALQKAKQDMARQLREYQELMNVKLALDIEIATYRKLLEGEESRLESGMQNLSIHTKTTGYSGKMRGGGAAAGFGGGFSGSFGGGFGGGFASSGYAVPPPALESASVTKSRAIVIKKIETRDGKLVSESSDVLAS; encoded by the exons ATGTCCGTCACCGTCACCAGGAAGACCGTGAGGAGCAGCTCGGCCGTCCCCGGCCGCTCCTTCAGCTCCCACTCCTACACCGCCGGCCCCGGCATGAGGATGAGTACGGCCTCGGCCTTCAGCAGCTATGGGGGGAGCCGCTACGGAGCCGGGCTGTACCGGGGTCCGGCCCTCGCCCCAGGGACGGGGGGTGGCATCACGGCCGTCAGCGTCAACCAGAGCCTCCTGACGCCCCTCAACCTGGAGATCGACCCCAGCATCCAGCGGGTGcgcaaggaggagaaggagcagatcAAGACCCTCAATAACAAGTTCGCTTCCTTCATCGACaag GTGCGGTTCCTGGAGCAGCAGAACAAGATGCTGGAGACCAAGTGGAGCCTCCTGCAGAACCAAAAGCCCCCCCGGGGCAACCTGAGCGGGCTCTTCGAAGCCTACCTGGCCAGTCTGCGCCGGCAACTGGAGGGACTGGGCCAGGAGCGCCTGCGGCTGGAAGCCGAACTGGGCAACATGCAGGGGCTGGTGGAGGAGTTCAAGAACAA gTATGAAGAAGAGATCAACCATCGCACCGAGAAGGAAAATGAGTTTGTTCTGCTCAAAAAG GACGTGGATGAAGCCTACATGAACAAGGTGGAGCTGGAGTCGCGCTTGGAGAGCTTGACCGACGAGATCAACTTCTTGAGGCAACTTTATGATGAG GAGCTGCGGGAGCTGCAGTCCCAGATCTCCGACACCTCCGTGGTCCTCTCCATGGACAACAACCGCAGCCTGGACCTGGACGGCATCATCGCCGAGGTGAAGGCGCAGTACGAGGACATCGCCAACCGCAGCCGCGCCGAGGCCGAGAGCATGTACCAGATCAAG tacGAGGAGCTGAAGACGACGGCGGGCAAGCACGGGGACGACCTGCGCAACACCCGCAGCGAGATCAACGAGCTCAACAGGATGATCCAGAGGATCCAGGCGGAGATCGAGGCGCTCAAGAACCAG CGAGCCAGCCTGGAGACGGCCATCGCGGAGGCGGAGGAGCGGGGGGAGCTGGCCCTGAAGGACGCCAAGGGGAAGCTGGCGGAGCTGGAGGCCGCCCTGCAGAAGGCCAAGCAGGACATGGCCCGGCAGCTCCGCGAGTACCAGGAGCTGATGAACGTCAAGCTGGCCCTGGACATCGAGATCGCGACCtacaggaagctgctggagggcGAGGAGAGCAG gctggaGTCGGGAATGCAAAACCTGAGCATCCACACCAAGACGACGGGGTACTCGGGTaagatgaggggggggggggccg CAGCCGGCTTCGGCGGGGGCTTCAGTGGGAGCTTCGGGGGGGGTTTCGGCGGGGGCTTCGCCAGCTCCGGCTACGCCgtgccccccccggccctggAGAGCGCCTCCGTCACCAAATCCCGCGCCATCGTCATCAAGAAGATCGAGACCCGCGATGGCAAACTGGTGTCCGAGTCCTCCGACGTCCTGGCCAgctga
- the KRT8 gene encoding keratin, type II cytoskeletal 8 isoform X2 translates to MSVTVTRKTVRSSSAVPGRSFSSHSYTAGPGMRMSTASAFSSYGGSRYGAGLYRGPALAPGTGGGITAVSVNQSLLTPLNLEIDPSIQRVRKEEKEQIKTLNNKFASFIDKVRFLEQQNKMLETKWSLLQNQKPPRGNLSGLFEAYLASLRRQLEGLGQERLRLEAELGNMQGLVEEFKNKYEEEINHRTEKENEFVLLKKDVDEAYMNKVELESRLESLTDEINFLRQLYDEELRELQSQISDTSVVLSMDNNRSLDLDGIIAEVKAQYEDIANRSRAEAESMYQIKYEELKTTAGKHGDDLRNTRSEINELNRMIQRIQAEIEALKNQRASLETAIAEAEERGELALKDAKGKLAELEAALQKAKQDMARQLREYQELMNVKLALDIEIATYRKLLEGEESRLESGMQNLSIHTKTTGYSGKMRGGGAGAAGFGGGFSGSFGGGFGGGFASSGYAVPPPALESASVTKSRAIVIKKIETRDGKLVSESSDVLAS, encoded by the exons ATGTCCGTCACCGTCACCAGGAAGACCGTGAGGAGCAGCTCGGCCGTCCCCGGCCGCTCCTTCAGCTCCCACTCCTACACCGCCGGCCCCGGCATGAGGATGAGTACGGCCTCGGCCTTCAGCAGCTATGGGGGGAGCCGCTACGGAGCCGGGCTGTACCGGGGTCCGGCCCTCGCCCCAGGGACGGGGGGTGGCATCACGGCCGTCAGCGTCAACCAGAGCCTCCTGACGCCCCTCAACCTGGAGATCGACCCCAGCATCCAGCGGGTGcgcaaggaggagaaggagcagatcAAGACCCTCAATAACAAGTTCGCTTCCTTCATCGACaag GTGCGGTTCCTGGAGCAGCAGAACAAGATGCTGGAGACCAAGTGGAGCCTCCTGCAGAACCAAAAGCCCCCCCGGGGCAACCTGAGCGGGCTCTTCGAAGCCTACCTGGCCAGTCTGCGCCGGCAACTGGAGGGACTGGGCCAGGAGCGCCTGCGGCTGGAAGCCGAACTGGGCAACATGCAGGGGCTGGTGGAGGAGTTCAAGAACAA gTATGAAGAAGAGATCAACCATCGCACCGAGAAGGAAAATGAGTTTGTTCTGCTCAAAAAG GACGTGGATGAAGCCTACATGAACAAGGTGGAGCTGGAGTCGCGCTTGGAGAGCTTGACCGACGAGATCAACTTCTTGAGGCAACTTTATGATGAG GAGCTGCGGGAGCTGCAGTCCCAGATCTCCGACACCTCCGTGGTCCTCTCCATGGACAACAACCGCAGCCTGGACCTGGACGGCATCATCGCCGAGGTGAAGGCGCAGTACGAGGACATCGCCAACCGCAGCCGCGCCGAGGCCGAGAGCATGTACCAGATCAAG tacGAGGAGCTGAAGACGACGGCGGGCAAGCACGGGGACGACCTGCGCAACACCCGCAGCGAGATCAACGAGCTCAACAGGATGATCCAGAGGATCCAGGCGGAGATCGAGGCGCTCAAGAACCAG CGAGCCAGCCTGGAGACGGCCATCGCGGAGGCGGAGGAGCGGGGGGAGCTGGCCCTGAAGGACGCCAAGGGGAAGCTGGCGGAGCTGGAGGCCGCCCTGCAGAAGGCCAAGCAGGACATGGCCCGGCAGCTCCGCGAGTACCAGGAGCTGATGAACGTCAAGCTGGCCCTGGACATCGAGATCGCGACCtacaggaagctgctggagggcGAGGAGAGCAG gctggaGTCGGGAATGCAAAACCTGAGCATCCACACCAAGACGACGGGGTACTCGGGTaagatgaggggggggggggccggtg CAGCCGGCTTCGGCGGGGGCTTCAGTGGGAGCTTCGGGGGGGGTTTCGGCGGGGGCTTCGCCAGCTCCGGCTACGCCgtgccccccccggccctggAGAGCGCCTCCGTCACCAAATCCCGCGCCATCGTCATCAAGAAGATCGAGACCCGCGATGGCAAACTGGTGTCCGAGTCCTCCGACGTCCTGGCCAgctga
- the KRT8 gene encoding keratin, type II cytoskeletal 8 isoform X1, whose product MSVTVTRKTVRSSSAVPGRSFSSHSYTAGPGMRMSTASAFSSYGGSRYGAGLYRGPALAPGTGGGITAVSVNQSLLTPLNLEIDPSIQRVRKEEKEQIKTLNNKFASFIDKVRFLEQQNKMLETKWSLLQNQKPPRGNLSGLFEAYLASLRRQLEGLGQERLRLEAELGNMQGLVEEFKNKYEEEINHRTEKENEFVLLKKDVDEAYMNKVELESRLESLTDEINFLRQLYDEELRELQSQISDTSVVLSMDNNRSLDLDGIIAEVKAQYEDIANRSRAEAESMYQIKYEELKTTAGKHGDDLRNTRSEINELNRMIQRIQAEIEALKNQRASLETAIAEAEERGELALKDAKGKLAELEAALQKAKQDMARQLREYQELMNVKLALDIEIATYRKLLEGEESRLESGMQNLSIHTKTTGYSGKMRGGGAGGDRDPPPPPPPAWVPPPGATALMAGPSPAAAGFGGGFSGSFGGGFGGGFASSGYAVPPPALESASVTKSRAIVIKKIETRDGKLVSESSDVLAS is encoded by the exons ATGTCCGTCACCGTCACCAGGAAGACCGTGAGGAGCAGCTCGGCCGTCCCCGGCCGCTCCTTCAGCTCCCACTCCTACACCGCCGGCCCCGGCATGAGGATGAGTACGGCCTCGGCCTTCAGCAGCTATGGGGGGAGCCGCTACGGAGCCGGGCTGTACCGGGGTCCGGCCCTCGCCCCAGGGACGGGGGGTGGCATCACGGCCGTCAGCGTCAACCAGAGCCTCCTGACGCCCCTCAACCTGGAGATCGACCCCAGCATCCAGCGGGTGcgcaaggaggagaaggagcagatcAAGACCCTCAATAACAAGTTCGCTTCCTTCATCGACaag GTGCGGTTCCTGGAGCAGCAGAACAAGATGCTGGAGACCAAGTGGAGCCTCCTGCAGAACCAAAAGCCCCCCCGGGGCAACCTGAGCGGGCTCTTCGAAGCCTACCTGGCCAGTCTGCGCCGGCAACTGGAGGGACTGGGCCAGGAGCGCCTGCGGCTGGAAGCCGAACTGGGCAACATGCAGGGGCTGGTGGAGGAGTTCAAGAACAA gTATGAAGAAGAGATCAACCATCGCACCGAGAAGGAAAATGAGTTTGTTCTGCTCAAAAAG GACGTGGATGAAGCCTACATGAACAAGGTGGAGCTGGAGTCGCGCTTGGAGAGCTTGACCGACGAGATCAACTTCTTGAGGCAACTTTATGATGAG GAGCTGCGGGAGCTGCAGTCCCAGATCTCCGACACCTCCGTGGTCCTCTCCATGGACAACAACCGCAGCCTGGACCTGGACGGCATCATCGCCGAGGTGAAGGCGCAGTACGAGGACATCGCCAACCGCAGCCGCGCCGAGGCCGAGAGCATGTACCAGATCAAG tacGAGGAGCTGAAGACGACGGCGGGCAAGCACGGGGACGACCTGCGCAACACCCGCAGCGAGATCAACGAGCTCAACAGGATGATCCAGAGGATCCAGGCGGAGATCGAGGCGCTCAAGAACCAG CGAGCCAGCCTGGAGACGGCCATCGCGGAGGCGGAGGAGCGGGGGGAGCTGGCCCTGAAGGACGCCAAGGGGAAGCTGGCGGAGCTGGAGGCCGCCCTGCAGAAGGCCAAGCAGGACATGGCCCGGCAGCTCCGCGAGTACCAGGAGCTGATGAACGTCAAGCTGGCCCTGGACATCGAGATCGCGACCtacaggaagctgctggagggcGAGGAGAGCAG gctggaGTCGGGAATGCAAAACCTGAGCATCCACACCAAGACGACGGGGTACTCGGGTaagatgaggggggggggggccggtggtgacagggacccccccccccccccccccccggcttgggTGCCACCACCGGGTGCCACCGCACTCATGGCTGGTCCCTCTCCCGCAGCAGCCGGCTTCGGCGGGGGCTTCAGTGGGAGCTTCGGGGGGGGTTTCGGCGGGGGCTTCGCCAGCTCCGGCTACGCCgtgccccccccggccctggAGAGCGCCTCCGTCACCAAATCCCGCGCCATCGTCATCAAGAAGATCGAGACCCGCGATGGCAAACTGGTGTCCGAGTCCTCCGACGTCCTGGCCAgctga
- the KRT8 gene encoding keratin, type II cytoskeletal 8 isoform X5: MSVTVTRKTVRSSSAVPGRSFSSHSYTAGPGMRMSTASAFSSYGGSRYGAGLYRGPALAPGTGGGITAVSVNQSLLTPLNLEIDPSIQRVRKEEKEQIKTLNNKFASFIDKVRFLEQQNKMLETKWSLLQNQKPPRGNLSGLFEAYLASLRRQLEGLGQERLRLEAELGNMQGLVEEFKNKYEEEINHRTEKENEFVLLKKDVDEAYMNKVELESRLESLTDEINFLRQLYDEELRELQSQISDTSVVLSMDNNRSLDLDGIIAEVKAQYEDIANRSRAEAESMYQIKYEELKTTAGKHGDDLRNTRSEINELNRMIQRIQAEIEALKNQRASLETAIAEAEERGELALKDAKGKLAELEAALQKAKQDMARQLREYQELMNVKLALDIEIATYRKLLEGEESRLESGMQNLSIHTKTTGYSAGFGGGFSGSFGGGFGGGFASSGYAVPPPALESASVTKSRAIVIKKIETRDGKLVSESSDVLAS; encoded by the exons ATGTCCGTCACCGTCACCAGGAAGACCGTGAGGAGCAGCTCGGCCGTCCCCGGCCGCTCCTTCAGCTCCCACTCCTACACCGCCGGCCCCGGCATGAGGATGAGTACGGCCTCGGCCTTCAGCAGCTATGGGGGGAGCCGCTACGGAGCCGGGCTGTACCGGGGTCCGGCCCTCGCCCCAGGGACGGGGGGTGGCATCACGGCCGTCAGCGTCAACCAGAGCCTCCTGACGCCCCTCAACCTGGAGATCGACCCCAGCATCCAGCGGGTGcgcaaggaggagaaggagcagatcAAGACCCTCAATAACAAGTTCGCTTCCTTCATCGACaag GTGCGGTTCCTGGAGCAGCAGAACAAGATGCTGGAGACCAAGTGGAGCCTCCTGCAGAACCAAAAGCCCCCCCGGGGCAACCTGAGCGGGCTCTTCGAAGCCTACCTGGCCAGTCTGCGCCGGCAACTGGAGGGACTGGGCCAGGAGCGCCTGCGGCTGGAAGCCGAACTGGGCAACATGCAGGGGCTGGTGGAGGAGTTCAAGAACAA gTATGAAGAAGAGATCAACCATCGCACCGAGAAGGAAAATGAGTTTGTTCTGCTCAAAAAG GACGTGGATGAAGCCTACATGAACAAGGTGGAGCTGGAGTCGCGCTTGGAGAGCTTGACCGACGAGATCAACTTCTTGAGGCAACTTTATGATGAG GAGCTGCGGGAGCTGCAGTCCCAGATCTCCGACACCTCCGTGGTCCTCTCCATGGACAACAACCGCAGCCTGGACCTGGACGGCATCATCGCCGAGGTGAAGGCGCAGTACGAGGACATCGCCAACCGCAGCCGCGCCGAGGCCGAGAGCATGTACCAGATCAAG tacGAGGAGCTGAAGACGACGGCGGGCAAGCACGGGGACGACCTGCGCAACACCCGCAGCGAGATCAACGAGCTCAACAGGATGATCCAGAGGATCCAGGCGGAGATCGAGGCGCTCAAGAACCAG CGAGCCAGCCTGGAGACGGCCATCGCGGAGGCGGAGGAGCGGGGGGAGCTGGCCCTGAAGGACGCCAAGGGGAAGCTGGCGGAGCTGGAGGCCGCCCTGCAGAAGGCCAAGCAGGACATGGCCCGGCAGCTCCGCGAGTACCAGGAGCTGATGAACGTCAAGCTGGCCCTGGACATCGAGATCGCGACCtacaggaagctgctggagggcGAGGAGAGCAG gctggaGTCGGGAATGCAAAACCTGAGCATCCACACCAAGACGACGGGGTACTCGG CCGGCTTCGGCGGGGGCTTCAGTGGGAGCTTCGGGGGGGGTTTCGGCGGGGGCTTCGCCAGCTCCGGCTACGCCgtgccccccccggccctggAGAGCGCCTCCGTCACCAAATCCCGCGCCATCGTCATCAAGAAGATCGAGACCCGCGATGGCAAACTGGTGTCCGAGTCCTCCGACGTCCTGGCCAgctga
- the KRT8 gene encoding keratin, type II cytoskeletal 8 isoform X4, with protein MSVTVTRKTVRSSSAVPGRSFSSHSYTAGPGMRMSTASAFSSYGGSRYGAGLYRGPALAPGTGGGITAVSVNQSLLTPLNLEIDPSIQRVRKEEKEQIKTLNNKFASFIDKVRFLEQQNKMLETKWSLLQNQKPPRGNLSGLFEAYLASLRRQLEGLGQERLRLEAELGNMQGLVEEFKNKYEEEINHRTEKENEFVLLKKDVDEAYMNKVELESRLESLTDEINFLRQLYDEELRELQSQISDTSVVLSMDNNRSLDLDGIIAEVKAQYEDIANRSRAEAESMYQIKYEELKTTAGKHGDDLRNTRSEINELNRMIQRIQAEIEALKNQRASLETAIAEAEERGELALKDAKGKLAELEAALQKAKQDMARQLREYQELMNVKLALDIEIATYRKLLEGEESRLESGMQNLSIHTKTTGYSAAGFGGGFSGSFGGGFGGGFASSGYAVPPPALESASVTKSRAIVIKKIETRDGKLVSESSDVLAS; from the exons ATGTCCGTCACCGTCACCAGGAAGACCGTGAGGAGCAGCTCGGCCGTCCCCGGCCGCTCCTTCAGCTCCCACTCCTACACCGCCGGCCCCGGCATGAGGATGAGTACGGCCTCGGCCTTCAGCAGCTATGGGGGGAGCCGCTACGGAGCCGGGCTGTACCGGGGTCCGGCCCTCGCCCCAGGGACGGGGGGTGGCATCACGGCCGTCAGCGTCAACCAGAGCCTCCTGACGCCCCTCAACCTGGAGATCGACCCCAGCATCCAGCGGGTGcgcaaggaggagaaggagcagatcAAGACCCTCAATAACAAGTTCGCTTCCTTCATCGACaag GTGCGGTTCCTGGAGCAGCAGAACAAGATGCTGGAGACCAAGTGGAGCCTCCTGCAGAACCAAAAGCCCCCCCGGGGCAACCTGAGCGGGCTCTTCGAAGCCTACCTGGCCAGTCTGCGCCGGCAACTGGAGGGACTGGGCCAGGAGCGCCTGCGGCTGGAAGCCGAACTGGGCAACATGCAGGGGCTGGTGGAGGAGTTCAAGAACAA gTATGAAGAAGAGATCAACCATCGCACCGAGAAGGAAAATGAGTTTGTTCTGCTCAAAAAG GACGTGGATGAAGCCTACATGAACAAGGTGGAGCTGGAGTCGCGCTTGGAGAGCTTGACCGACGAGATCAACTTCTTGAGGCAACTTTATGATGAG GAGCTGCGGGAGCTGCAGTCCCAGATCTCCGACACCTCCGTGGTCCTCTCCATGGACAACAACCGCAGCCTGGACCTGGACGGCATCATCGCCGAGGTGAAGGCGCAGTACGAGGACATCGCCAACCGCAGCCGCGCCGAGGCCGAGAGCATGTACCAGATCAAG tacGAGGAGCTGAAGACGACGGCGGGCAAGCACGGGGACGACCTGCGCAACACCCGCAGCGAGATCAACGAGCTCAACAGGATGATCCAGAGGATCCAGGCGGAGATCGAGGCGCTCAAGAACCAG CGAGCCAGCCTGGAGACGGCCATCGCGGAGGCGGAGGAGCGGGGGGAGCTGGCCCTGAAGGACGCCAAGGGGAAGCTGGCGGAGCTGGAGGCCGCCCTGCAGAAGGCCAAGCAGGACATGGCCCGGCAGCTCCGCGAGTACCAGGAGCTGATGAACGTCAAGCTGGCCCTGGACATCGAGATCGCGACCtacaggaagctgctggagggcGAGGAGAGCAG gctggaGTCGGGAATGCAAAACCTGAGCATCCACACCAAGACGACGGGGTACTCGG CAGCCGGCTTCGGCGGGGGCTTCAGTGGGAGCTTCGGGGGGGGTTTCGGCGGGGGCTTCGCCAGCTCCGGCTACGCCgtgccccccccggccctggAGAGCGCCTCCGTCACCAAATCCCGCGCCATCGTCATCAAGAAGATCGAGACCCGCGATGGCAAACTGGTGTCCGAGTCCTCCGACGTCCTGGCCAgctga
- the KRT18 gene encoding keratin, type I cytoskeletal 18, whose product MNFSRSSSVYTSSHRSGVTPGVGGRRLVPLSSAASVYAGAGGSGSRISVTRTSSSVGAGYGAGYGASYGVGYGAGLGGGMSFMGSGVVANEKETMQDLNERLATYLEKVRSLEQENRRLEVQIREFMAKKGPGTRDWSHHWEVIEDLRDKIFEVTVENARTVLQIDNARLAADDFRVKYEAELAIRLSVENDIAGLRKVIDDTNMARMQLEGEIESLKEELIFMKKNHEEEVKSLQAQVSESALTVEVDAPKSQDLGKIMAEIRAQYDALAQKNLEDLEKQWGRQITESTIEITQSSKEIDTARSTVVDLRRTVQTLEIDLESLHNQKAGLEANLLEVENRYGLQMEHLNGLVLGTEAELVQVRNELQRQAEEYQALLNIKGKLEAEIATYRQLLEGGEEFSLQDALEKESTSTTQRTTQRMVDGKVVTETKEVKVRTY is encoded by the exons ATGAACTTCTCCCGCAGCAGCAGCGTCTACACCAGCTCCCACCGCTCCGGTGTCACCCCCGGCGTCGGGGGGCGCCGCTTGGTCCCCCTCAGCAGCGCGGCCAGCGTCtacgccggggcggggggctcgggTTCCCGCATCTCCGTCACCCGCACCAGCAGCTCCGTGGGGGCCGGTTACGGGGCCGGCTATGGGGCCAGCTATGGGGTCGGCTATGGGGccggcttggggggggggatgtcgtTTATGGGGTCTGGGGTGGTGGCCAACGAGAAGGAGACCATGCAGGACCTCAACGAGCGCTTGGCCACCTACTTGGAGAAGGTGCggagcctggagcaggagaaccGGAGGTTGGAGGTCCAGATCCGGGAATTCATGGCCAAGAAAGGTCCCGGCACCCGGGACTGGAGCCACCACTGGGAGGTCATCGAGGACCTGCGGGACAAG atcTTCGAGGTGACGGTGGAGAACGCCCGGACGGTGCTGCAGATCGACAACGCCCGGCTGGCGGCCGACGACTTCAGGGTCAA GTACGAGGCGGAGCTGGCCATTCGCCTCTCGGTGGAGAACGACATCGCGGGGCTGCGCAAGGTCATCGATGACACCAACATGGCCCGGATGCAGCTGGAGGGGGAGATCGAGTCCCTCAAGGAGGAGCTCATCTTCATGAAGAAGAACCACGAGGAG gaggtgAAGAGCCTCCAGGCCCAGGTCTCGGAGTCGGCGTTGACGGTGGAGGTGGACGCCCCCAAGTCACAGGACCTGGGCAAGATCATGGCGGAGATCCGGGCCCAGTACGATGCCCTGGCCCAGAAGAACCTGGAGGACCTGGAGAAGCAATGGGGGCGTCAG ATCACCGAGAGCACCATCGAGATCACGCAGAGCAGCAAGGAGATCGACACAGCCCGCAGCACCGTGGTGGACCTTCGTCGCACCGTCCAAACCCTGGAGATCGACCTGGAGTCCCTCCACAACCAg AAAGCGGGCCTGGAGGCCAACCTGCTAGAGGTGGAGAACCGCTACGGCCTTCAGATGGAGCACCTCAACGGCTTAGTCCTGGGGACCGAGGCGGAGCTGGTGCAGGTGCGCAACGAGCTGCAGCGTCAGGCCGAGGAGTACCAGGCCCTGCTCAACATCAAGGGCAAGCTGGAGGCCGAGATCGCGACCTACcgccagctgctggagggaggagaggagttCAG CCTGCAAGATGCCCTGGAGAAAGAGAGCACCTCCACCACCCAGAGGACCACCCAGAGGATGGTGGACGGCAAGGTGGTGACGGAGACGAAGGAGGTGAAGGTGCGGACGTACTGA